Proteins from a genomic interval of Anolis sagrei isolate rAnoSag1 chromosome 1, rAnoSag1.mat, whole genome shotgun sequence:
- the LOC132765537 gene encoding olfactomedin-like, with amino-acid sequence MDLGDHLRPKRCPVPPPLLRAYLLHNCSCNHDGLLRVSGPVLVKRNWKGADFKAGAWGKDSAVGAKSPDHYWVFPANKNNSALESFRLYSSFRKLMLYLPVMEFSLRGANDKCENCGQGGGVIFFNGSFYYNCYHSRNLCKIDPHTLRLLHKELEDEDPPSFNNMFSYKGVEFQDMDMAGDEKGLWMIHASKMANGNMVIRKVNPETLQTDTPWTTSLRKSDVSNAFMICGVLYATKRVNSTHEVIDYAFDTNSAKEYRPRIFLNKPLPTMQSLSYNPNDHKLYMYNDGYLIYYDVKFKAHVARRAGPALAAESGLDIHDEGSQSLAVKTAQSAADKEVHSLGSRQQKIKTSKGEISAIHTSRMA; translated from the exons ATGGATTTGGGAGACCATTTGAGGCCAAAAAGATGCCCAGTCCCCCCGCCTCTCCTGAGAGCTTACCTTCTTCACAACT GTTCATGCAACCATGATGGGCTATTGCGAGTAAGTGGACCTGTTCTGGTGAAGCGCAACTGGAAAGGGGCAGATTTCAAAGCAGGAGCCTGGGGAAAAGATTCTGCAGTCGGGGCTAAATCACCAGATCATTATTGGGTATTCCCAGCCAACAAAAACAATTCTGCATTGGAGAGTTTCCGCTTGTATTCCTCTTTCAGAAAATTGATGCTTTATCTTCCAGTGATGGAATTTAGCCTTCGCGGTGCTAACGATAAATGTGAAAACTGTGGACAAGGGGGTGGTGTAATCTTCTTCAATGGCTCTTTCTATTACAACTGTTACCACAGCAGGAATCTGTGCAAAATAGACCCACACACTTTGCGACTcttgcataaggagctggaggaTGAAGATCCTCCTTCCTTTAATAACATGTTCTCCTACAAAGGTGTCGAATTTCAAGACATGGACATGGCTGGGGATGAAAAGGGACTTTGGATGATACATGCATCTAAAATGGCCAATGGGAATATGGTCATAAGGAAAGTCAACCCAGAGACCTTGCAGACAGATACACCTTGGACCACCTCACTCAGGAAGAGTGATGTCAGCAATGCGTTCATGATTTGTGGGGTGCTGTATGCCACCAAAAGAGTGAATTCAACTCATGAGGTGATAGATTATGCATTTGACACCAACTCAGCCAAGGAATATAGGCCACGTATCTTTTTGAACAAACCTCTTCCTACCATGCAGAGTCTGAGTTATAACCCGAATGACCATAAGCTCTACATGTACAATGATGGCTACCTTATCTATTACGATGTCAAATTCAAAGCCCATGTGGCAAGAAGGGCAGGACCAGCACTTGCCGCTGAAAGTGGGTTGGATATCCATGATGAGGGAAGCCAGAGCCTGGCAGTCAAGACAGCACAAAGTGCTGCGGACAAGGAGGTGCATAGCTTAGGGAGTCGCCAGCAGAAGATTAAGACAAGCAAGGGAGAAATCAGTGCCATTCATACGAGCAGGATGGcatga